The Bacteroidota bacterium genome window below encodes:
- a CDS encoding T9SS type A sorting domain-containing protein: protein MKVPATLLFSVLFFAASAKTWQVGAGKTYTKPSAVSSLVQNGDTVEIDAGTYVGDVANWIKNNLVLKGVGGMAHLYANNTAYGRKGIWLITGTNIKIENIEFSHCHDVAGLDLNWAGIRMQGTDLTVKNCYFHDNDNGILGGGSTSNSNVVISYTEFSHNGYGDGYSHNLYISNIDSLIFMHNYSHHASIGHELKSRAYVNHILYNRIMNESTGDASREIDLPNGGTTIIMGNLIEQGANTSNSNLIGYGLEGLSNPAAHEVYLINNTIVNDRSAGTFVQVASGTAKYKAYNNIFAGPGALLSGTAAIIDTMKNWRVTSVANTGLVNATGYDYHLLSTSRAINKGAAAGIAANGYSLTPLFEYKHPANKSGRASVGTIDIGAYEYGNLTGLESIPYSSPVEFYVYTDAYDNSLNLFFTNLQADKDVTIYDMTGKLVAKRERVASSKISFDRSSLARGIYVVQVNAGEYFIAKKFVVQ from the coding sequence ATGAAGGTACCCGCTACCTTATTATTTTCGGTATTGTTTTTCGCTGCATCAGCCAAAACATGGCAGGTTGGTGCCGGTAAAACATATACAAAACCGAGTGCTGTTTCTTCACTTGTTCAAAACGGGGATACAGTTGAGATCGATGCAGGAACGTATGTAGGTGATGTAGCAAACTGGATAAAGAATAATCTTGTTTTGAAAGGAGTGGGCGGTATGGCTCACCTCTATGCAAATAATACTGCGTATGGACGAAAAGGCATTTGGTTAATTACAGGGACGAATATAAAGATTGAAAATATAGAGTTTTCGCACTGCCATGATGTTGCCGGCCTTGACCTGAACTGGGCAGGCATACGTATGCAGGGAACGGATCTCACTGTAAAGAATTGTTATTTCCATGATAATGATAATGGCATATTAGGTGGAGGCAGTACATCAAATAGTAATGTAGTGATCAGCTATACCGAATTCAGTCACAATGGTTATGGCGATGGTTATTCACATAACTTATACATCAGCAATATTGACTCCTTAATATTTATGCATAATTATTCGCATCATGCTTCCATCGGACATGAATTAAAAAGTCGTGCGTACGTGAATCATATTTTGTACAACCGGATAATGAATGAAAGTACCGGAGATGCAAGCCGCGAAATAGACCTTCCTAACGGAGGTACAACAATTATTATGGGCAACCTGATAGAGCAGGGAGCCAATACAAGTAACAGCAACTTAATCGGCTATGGCCTGGAGGGACTGAGTAATCCTGCAGCACATGAGGTTTATTTGATCAATAATACAATTGTAAATGATCGGTCAGCGGGAACTTTTGTGCAGGTAGCTTCGGGTACAGCAAAATACAAGGCGTACAATAATATATTTGCCGGGCCGGGCGCTCTTTTAAGCGGTACCGCTGCCATTATTGATACAATGAAGAACTGGCGCGTGACTTCTGTTGCAAACACAGGACTCGTAAATGCGACCGGATATGATTATCATTTGCTTTCAACATCTCGGGCTATAAATAAAGGTGCTGCGGCAGGTATCGCTGCGAATGGTTATAGTTTAACTCCCTTGTTTGAATACAAGCATCCTGCAAATAAATCGGGTCGTGCAAGTGTTGGCACGATCGATATCGGCGCGTATGAATACGGCAACCTGACCGGACTTGAAAGTATTCCTTATTCTTCTCCGGTTGAGTTTTATGTATATACTGATGCGTATGACAACAGCCTTAATTTATTTTTCACCAACCTGCAGGCTGATAAAGATGTTACAATTTATGACATGACGGGAAAGCTGGTTGCTAAACGTGAAAGAGTTGCCTCGTCAAAAATAAGTTTTGACAGATCATCACTTGCTCGCGGTATATATGTGGTGCAGGTTAATGCAGGGGAATATTTTATAGCTAAGAAGTTTGTTGTACAATAA
- a CDS encoding asparagine synthetase B — MKRIISILFLLFIFCTTKASQILIPMDNTQKNHLKAYGIAYWILKHETEVQWLLNYRGGSFMFKFDKQFESECVIRGVSYEVIADVQSTGILQEIANPEVNMDAVKLEKAPKVAVYSPKTKQPWDDAVTLVLTYAEIPYDVVYDEDIVMGKLPLYDWLHLHHEDFTGQYGRFWSMYRFAPWYQDQVRSLESSAKALGFSKVSMMKLAVAQKIRDFTAGGGFLFAMCSAPDSYDIALAAEGVDICESMFDGDPADPAMNSKLDYTKCFAFTNFKLNTNPGEYAKSNIDTYGIRATRYGVNQKNDFFTLFDYSAKWDQVPTMLCQNHETLIKGFWGQSVAFDKSFVKPNILIMGENKAANEARYIHGEYGKGMFTFYGGHDPEDYQHRVEDPPTDLNLHPNSAGYRLILNNILFPAAKKKKQKT, encoded by the coding sequence TTCTGCACGACCAAAGCGAGCCAGATATTAATTCCAATGGACAATACGCAGAAGAACCATCTTAAGGCTTATGGGATCGCATATTGGATATTAAAGCATGAAACAGAAGTACAATGGCTATTGAATTATCGCGGCGGTAGTTTTATGTTCAAATTCGATAAGCAGTTTGAAAGCGAATGTGTTATTCGCGGTGTTAGTTATGAAGTGATCGCCGATGTGCAATCAACCGGCATATTACAGGAAATAGCTAACCCGGAAGTGAATATGGATGCCGTAAAACTGGAGAAAGCACCCAAGGTGGCCGTTTACTCGCCAAAAACAAAACAACCCTGGGACGATGCAGTAACACTCGTTTTAACCTATGCCGAAATTCCTTACGACGTTGTTTATGATGAAGATATTGTGATGGGAAAACTTCCTCTTTACGATTGGCTGCATCTGCACCATGAAGATTTCACAGGTCAGTATGGCCGGTTCTGGTCGATGTACCGCTTTGCTCCCTGGTACCAGGACCAGGTCCGTTCACTTGAATCAAGCGCAAAAGCATTGGGCTTCAGTAAAGTTTCGATGATGAAACTGGCCGTGGCTCAAAAAATACGTGACTTTACTGCAGGCGGCGGATTTCTGTTTGCCATGTGTTCAGCACCCGACTCGTACGATATCGCTTTGGCAGCCGAAGGCGTTGACATCTGCGAAAGCATGTTTGATGGCGACCCGGCCGATCCGGCAATGAACAGCAAACTCGATTACACAAAATGTTTCGCGTTCACAAATTTTAAATTAAATACAAACCCCGGGGAGTATGCCAAATCGAATATTGACACGTATGGGATACGTGCCACAAGATATGGCGTAAATCAAAAGAATGATTTCTTTACCCTGTTCGATTATTCCGCCAAATGGGACCAGGTACCAACCATGCTTTGTCAGAACCACGAAACACTTATAAAAGGTTTTTGGGGACAAAGTGTAGCGTTTGATAAAAGCTTTGTAAAACCAAACATACTTATAATGGGTGAGAACAAAGCGGCAAATGAAGCGCGCTACATTCATGGTGAGTACGGCAAAGGCATGTTCACTTTTTACGGGGGCCATGATCCTGAAGATTACCAGCACCGTGTTGAGGACCCTCCAACCGACCTTAATCTTCATCCCAACTCAGCAGGCTATAGGCTTATCCTTAATAATATTTTATTTCCAGCGGCGAAGAAAAAAAAGCAAAAGACTTAG
- the rocD gene encoding ornithine--oxo-acid transaminase: MGQRSRSQTAIELEDKYGAHNYHPIPVVLERGEGVYVWDVDGKKYFDFLSSYSAVNQGHCHPRIINALVAQAKKLTLTSRAFYNDVLGEYEKFITGYFGYNKVLPMNTGAEGIETALKLVRKWGYEKKGIAANEVKIIVCEGNFHGRTISIISASTDPDSRNNYGPYTPGFVTIPYNNVAALEEALKDATVAGFLVEPIQGEAGVVVPDEGYLTKCFELCKKANVLFVADEIQTGIARTGKRLACDHENVRPDVLVLGKALSGGTYPVSAVLADDEIMLCIKPGQHGSTYGGNPIAARISIVAMQVVEDERLAENAQRLGTLLRKELSEIKSDMITAVRGKGLLNAIVIKPKNAKTAWDVCLALKDNGLLAKPTHGDIIRFAPPLVITEEQMMECVGIIKKTLAQF; encoded by the coding sequence ATGGGACAAAGGTCAAGATCACAAACGGCAATCGAATTAGAAGATAAATATGGCGCCCATAATTATCATCCGATACCGGTAGTGCTTGAGCGTGGCGAAGGTGTTTATGTATGGGATGTGGATGGGAAAAAGTATTTTGATTTTCTGTCATCGTATTCTGCCGTTAACCAGGGGCATTGCCACCCACGCATAATTAATGCCCTGGTCGCTCAGGCAAAAAAGCTAACACTTACTTCGCGCGCGTTTTATAATGATGTGTTGGGGGAGTATGAAAAATTTATCACCGGTTATTTTGGGTATAATAAGGTGCTGCCCATGAATACCGGTGCCGAAGGCATTGAAACGGCATTGAAGCTTGTACGTAAATGGGGATATGAGAAGAAGGGCATTGCTGCAAATGAAGTAAAGATAATTGTGTGCGAAGGTAATTTTCATGGCCGTACCATTTCAATTATTTCGGCAAGTACCGATCCTGATTCGCGTAATAATTATGGTCCGTATACCCCCGGTTTTGTTACGATACCTTATAATAATGTTGCTGCACTGGAAGAAGCGTTAAAAGATGCAACAGTAGCAGGCTTTTTAGTGGAGCCTATACAGGGTGAAGCCGGAGTAGTAGTGCCTGACGAGGGTTATTTGACAAAATGTTTTGAGCTGTGCAAAAAGGCCAACGTGTTATTTGTTGCGGATGAAATTCAAACAGGTATTGCGCGCACAGGTAAACGCTTGGCCTGTGATCATGAAAATGTGCGGCCGGATGTGCTGGTGCTTGGTAAAGCTTTATCGGGCGGGACTTATCCTGTATCGGCTGTATTGGCCGACGATGAAATAATGTTGTGCATTAAACCCGGCCAGCATGGTTCAACTTACGGTGGGAATCCTATAGCAGCGCGAATTTCTATCGTTGCTATGCAGGTTGTGGAAGATGAGCGTTTGGCCGAGAATGCACAGCGTTTAGGAACTTTATTAAGGAAAGAATTAAGTGAGATAAAATCAGATATGATAACCGCGGTGCGGGGTAAAGGCTTGCTCAATGCCATTGTTATTAAACCCAAAAATGCTAAAACAGCCTGGGATGTTTGCCTCGCTTTAAAAGATAATGGTCTGCTTGCCAAGCCAACTCATGGTGATATTATTCGTTTTGCGCCTCCTCTTGTTATTACTGAAGAGCAGATGATGGAATGTGTGGGGATTATTAAAAAAACGTTGGCGCAGTTTTAA
- a CDS encoding T9SS type A sorting domain-containing protein, with amino-acid sequence MDNNWKNENDFRIFPNPVNSILNIESTNKQLNKILIYDLLGNKAEEMSYSNQINISNLPNGVYFLNIYANNDLIAIKKIVVCTN; translated from the coding sequence ATGGATAACAATTGGAAAAATGAAAATGATTTTAGGATCTTTCCAAATCCAGTTAATTCAATTCTTAATATAGAATCAACGAATAAACAGTTAAATAAAATTCTTATTTATGACTTATTGGGAAACAAAGCAGAGGAAATGTCATATTCAAATCAAATCAATATTTCTAATTTACCGAATGGTGTTTATTTTTTAAATATTTACGCCAACAATGATCTTATAGCTATTAAAAAAATAGTTGTTTGTACCAATTGA
- the rlmD gene encoding 23S rRNA (uracil(1939)-C(5))-methyltransferase RlmD yields the protein MQIKRKNLPVLESVSIIDAGAEGQAVAKVNEMVVFVDGAVPGDVVDVQLTRKKKNYAEGKVVMFHSYSDKRSDAFCEHFGVCGGCKWQNMKYEWQLHYKQKQVADNLQRIGKMDLPGISPIIGSPGQKYYRNKLEFTFSNKMWLTDEEVKSGKAFDNRNALGFHIPKMFDKILDINNCYLQAEPSNSIRLALKAFALKNDFTFYDIREHKGLLRNLIIRTTSTGELMVIVCFGEQDDAGIEKVLSFLNEQFPNTTALMYTVNLKMNDTINDQLIKAYHKKDHIIEEMEGLKFRISPKSFYQTNSEQAYTLYKITRDYAELTGNEVVYDLYTGTGTIANFIAKHAKKVVGIEYILDAIEDAKINSRLNNISNTSFYAGDIKDVLNKEFVKEHGQPDVIITDPPRNGMHEDVVKKILEINPDRIVYVSCNPATQARDLILLCEKYKVTKIQPVDMFPQTHHVENVVLLERV from the coding sequence ATGCAGATAAAACGAAAAAATTTACCTGTTCTTGAATCCGTTTCCATTATTGATGCCGGGGCCGAAGGGCAAGCCGTTGCAAAAGTGAATGAAATGGTTGTATTTGTTGATGGCGCCGTACCAGGCGACGTTGTTGATGTTCAACTGACACGGAAAAAGAAAAATTACGCGGAGGGAAAGGTAGTTATGTTTCATTCCTATTCCGACAAACGAAGCGATGCTTTTTGCGAACACTTTGGCGTGTGCGGAGGCTGCAAATGGCAAAACATGAAGTACGAATGGCAATTGCATTACAAACAAAAACAGGTGGCGGACAATCTTCAGCGCATCGGTAAAATGGATCTGCCTGGCATAAGCCCTATTATAGGATCACCTGGCCAAAAATATTACCGGAACAAACTCGAGTTCACATTTTCAAACAAAATGTGGCTTACGGATGAAGAAGTTAAATCGGGTAAAGCGTTTGATAATCGTAATGCGCTTGGATTTCATATCCCTAAAATGTTTGACAAGATATTGGACATCAACAACTGTTATTTGCAGGCAGAACCATCCAACAGTATTCGTTTAGCATTAAAAGCGTTCGCCCTAAAAAACGATTTTACATTTTATGATATACGAGAACATAAAGGATTGCTCCGCAACCTCATCATTCGCACCACTTCCACCGGGGAATTAATGGTCATTGTTTGCTTTGGTGAACAGGATGATGCAGGTATTGAAAAAGTTCTTTCCTTTTTAAATGAACAGTTCCCGAATACAACAGCGCTGATGTACACTGTAAATCTTAAAATGAACGATACTATAAATGATCAGCTGATAAAGGCTTATCACAAAAAAGATCACATCATTGAAGAAATGGAAGGACTTAAATTCAGGATCAGTCCGAAATCATTTTACCAGACAAACTCAGAACAGGCTTATACATTGTATAAGATTACCCGCGACTATGCAGAACTCACAGGTAACGAAGTCGTTTATGACCTTTACACAGGCACAGGAACCATTGCCAATTTTATAGCTAAGCACGCAAAGAAGGTTGTTGGTATTGAATATATACTAGACGCTATTGAAGACGCGAAAATAAATTCTCGGCTGAATAACATAAGTAATACCTCATTTTACGCAGGCGACATAAAAGATGTATTAAATAAAGAGTTTGTAAAAGAACATGGCCAGCCGGATGTGATCATAACCGATCCGCCGCGCAATGGCATGCACGAAGATGTAGTGAAAAAAATTTTAGAAATAAACCCGGATAGAATCGTTTATGTAAGCTGCAACCCTGCTACCCAGGCCCGCGACCTGATCCTGCTTTGTGAAAAATACAAGGTTACTAAAATACAACCTGTCGATATGTTTCCGCAGACGCATCATGTGGAGAATGTTGTTTTATTAGAAAGGGTTTGA